Part of the Lotus japonicus ecotype B-129 chromosome 6, LjGifu_v1.2 genome, GGGCAATCCAATCAACAGATAGAAGGGTTTATGCTATAAAGTCTCTTGATGGAAAATGTGTACCATACTTTGTTGCAAACTTAAGAATATACTATGATTGAAGAAATTAAACAACCTCTTCAGATTGTTCTTTGTAAAGTCCATACTCCAACTTCTGAATCAAAGCCGAGATGAATTCCAATGATTCTTCTTATCACTCATCTTTTCTTGATGTTTGCAGGTCAATATATCACAATGACTTGATTTTCACCTCATATACACTACAAGAAAAATGATAAATGCTGACTTCCAAAAGTCGTATGTAATCACTAAAAACTATCAGGAATGCTAATTTATCGACGGATATTCAACAACTTGAAATTCATCGATAATAGACTAGTTAAAAATAGTTACAGACAACTCATCAGTAAATTATTAGCGGTCCAACTCGAACATGGATTAAGTGATAAAATTTACGTAATAGGTTAGATTTGAACTAAAAATCGGTAAGCACCCTGAATAAGCCCTTAATTAAGTACTACAACTATAATTACACGCttacaaatattaatttaatactTCTATAATTAATTTAAGCCAAGAGTCTATGTGGGATCAATTTGGCATATTCCTCATGtacttcattttcttcttcttcttcttccttctccttcttccgccatccaccacccaccacccaCCGGCCACCACCATCCTCTTGGGCCTAGGCTTAACAGTGTCCAATGGGCTAATGCTATCAATTTCTCACAAAGCAAAGCATTTTAGTGTAGCCTTCAAACtattgtttggtagagaagagagagatagagaagagagagtagagaagagagaagttgagtagagagaaatatgtgagaaatatagtagatttaaagagaagagagatagggAAGAGAGAGACCCCAAACATAGTGTAAATCAAGCCTTCACTCATCTCTCTTCAATCTCTCTTCAATTTGGAGAGACCAAAAAAGTGGTGGGACCCACCACTTTTTCTcccctctatctctctcctctcacctaccaaacacacatacttccccctaagagcaactccaacgctggtttcttagtccagctggagttgctaagaaATCAAGGGACAGTTTCTTTTGCATTGGAGCAGTTTCTTAATGGTTTCTTAATTCTCTGAACAGTGCCCAGAGTTTCTTCCACAAGAAACTTTGCTTTTGGTTTCTtagcattaaaaaaatattattttctctcaCCAAAACCCAACTGATTTCAGTGGGAAAACAACAGACTGAAGATGAAGGTTAGAAGATGATCAAATTGAATAGAAAACATAACACAGATAGAAAATAATTacaaagcttcagaagattaaaattttacaaagaaaaatggaaaaaaaaaattacagaagcTGAAGGGTGTAAGGAAAAaaattacagaaaaaaaattacaataaatttTTGCTTGATCCGGTTGTTTTTCTCTGATCTGGTGGCGGTGGCAGAGGGTGGCCCTTGAGGAAGGCTTGCATGTCTCCGATCCAGTGCTTGAGGGGCGATTTGGGTCGAGATTGAAGCTTTGGTGGCGGCTGAGGGTAAGTTTTGGttgcggtggtgggtgtttggtggcggTGAGGAGGTGGTGAGACGGCTTTGGTGGCGGTGAAGGTTGTTTGGTGGCGGGTCAGTGGCGGTGAGGTGGTTTTGGTTGTGgttgtgggtgtttggtggcggagaggtgggttttgtttgaggttgtgggtGTTAGGTGGCGGTGAGGAGGGTGGTGAGGGTGAGGAGGCCGTGAGGTGGCGGTGGTGAGGGTGAGGAGGGTGaggtgaggaagaagagaagaggaagaagaaaagaagaaaagaagataagaggaagaagaaaggggaACAGCGCTAGGGTTGGATGGGAGTGATAAGGAAGTATTTATAGTGGATGACCGGGTTAGCCGGTCATCCAACCGTTTGGGACCGGTCCAGATCGGTTTTGATCGGCTGGACCCGGTTTCCTGcccgtttgggctttttttttttgaatttttttaaattgaccggtttgaccggttttctgaccgttttttcaattctcagcttctttaccttatatatagtgcagtagaccatttgaaacaccaacatttactcccacaatttctctcttgtccaaaaattctcaaatttctcaaaATGTCTAATCCTTATGAGCAATATTATCCACTGCTCGACAATGAAACACCTCCTACAAGTGAAGGTTTGCAACCTTTGCCTATGTTTCCGGCACAAAACCAACCTCCgcagacttggtggagcatatttggcagcttcccgaaaacgagaataatgaaaattaaccttcaagtgttattatgtatttcatttcaaatgtattgttgcttatttttcattgtcatgtattttctttcgtctttatttctatcattcaataaaattgtttttactAGAAATAAcacaatgtacttttttatttttgtttcaagttagcatgccgatatttaaatttaattgttttaaatattaagtaaaattaaatttaaattaaattcgtattaattttaattaaattatttttaagttgaagtattgatttagtattaaattttaaatctaaattgagtgaaaataaatattattaatttatgttgtatggtgggacacgggtgggacccttcaaatagtaatttaagaaaccatgggttggagcaaaatctgcttcagtttcttaggagtttcttaagtctgatgtggcagacAGGGCCCACAGGAATAATgctgaatagtgctgaatagtgtgttaagaaaccagatAAGAATTTTGggattggagttgctctaactctctcttctccatctctctATCCAAACCTccctctaccaaacaaagtgttacCAAACTAAGAGTTGTAACAtggaaaaagaaataaaagcttTATCTTTTGATTGGGAGTCTATATTATGTTCTGCTCCTTTCTACAGCCAAGGTCTACAAGGCCACCAATCAATGACCATCATCATATGTACCTTACTTTCGGGGGCCATGGCAGTGGTCACTGGTCAGCTCGGTCCCCTGGTGGTTGTCATTCTCAATTAATGTGCATATGCATGGCCTAGCTACTCTGTCACTACATGTGTTTCATACTTTTTTACATGTttcaattttgaagtttggaatTTATTTTAGGGTGTTGTTGCGGTAGCTTTTAAAGtttgaaatttattttagaGCATTATTCTAGTAATTTTTAAGTTTGAAATTTATTTCCTAGATTGTTTAGAGTATAAATAAGGGTGGAAGTAAAGTAGACGCCTCATTCTAAGTCTATAGTGTGATCCGTCAAAGGTCTGATCAGGCTTGACCCATCAAAGATCTGACCCGTTATTAAAAATGTTAAGtttaaacattttaaaaaaacttcATTAACTAAAATTATTAGGCTcaagttataaaaaaaattgtttaaccTAAAAGTCAATCTGttacataatattatttttattaatgatataaataaatataaatccATGACATGTAAAAATATTTGTTATATAGTCTACAATCTATAAGTCAGCTGGCTTACTAGCTTCTTTAAGAGAACATTTTCGATAAACTTGTAAATATGCTAGTAGGCTAGATCAAACCATCTTGAAAGTTAggtcaaaatttaaaatttggcTTATGAGATGCCACATGCTAGACTTAAGCCACAGAATTATAATTAAGGTCAAGATTATGAAAGTTTATTATAAGAGAAAGCATGAAAAATCAATACACAAGACATCCATTTTAAATAGGTACCAAAAGAAATTGCTATAATTTTATGACATAAAATCTGAATGAATTCAGCACGTTTGtactaaataaattatggatATGAATTCATTAAAATGACATGCATCTTTTTATACTACCATTATTATTATGTTAGGAGCAATGATTTATAAGTTATAAcctcaaataataataaaaattattaaaaattaaaaaagacacCACTAAAAGTAAAACTTTATCGCATTCCACTCGCCTTGTTTATATCACATGCAAATGCAGAAAGACTGAGAGACTGAGATACAGCTTTTggtcttgttagttacctccaTGGCCACTGAAGGACAACCTATACGCTGCAAAGGTGTTTCATCAATACATATTTTTCCCATTCAATCAATTATATTTGttcttatttttagtttgaTAGATATAGTATGCTTTAGATTTTGGTTGAACTCAATGTGATCTATTCAATGTGTCTAATTCTAACTTTCTGTTTATAATGTGAAATCACGTTTGTGCTACCTTTGATGCTAGAAACATGCATGCTCACCATTCTATTCTCATTTGAATCATGTTTGAGATGAATATTGAATAATGCTCTGATCTGATGGTTGCCTTTTTCATTGCAAAACTATAGCGGCGGTTGCAAGAGCCGCCGGTGAACCGCTAGTAATTGAGGAGATTGTGGTGGCGCCACCAATGCCTCGTGAAGTCCGGATTCGTATTATATGCACCTCTCTCTGTCACAGCGATGTCACTTTCTGGAAGCTGCtggtttttttctttaaatttatttttattatttatttatttaatctcTCAGTCCCTTTCCAGCACCTTTTTTTATGCatactttattttttcttaatattttgttgatttataatttttttataatatatctGAATGATTTTATAATATACCTTTTTCTCTGTTTTGACTTTTGAAGGACTTTTTTCCAAGAATATTGGGTCATGAGGCTGTTGGGTGAGTTTCTGCactaagttttttttatgatCAGATTTTAATTGCTGCCTTTGTTTCAATTGATTATTTTTCCATTGACCTAAATGTTTTGTGCTTTGCTAGTGTTGTGTGGAAGATTTTTAATTGAGGCTTATAATATTTTGAATTAGCTTATATttctttagaatcaattctgacatccaaaagctagcttctctccagaattgattttgactttagaatgaATTGTATACAGATtcccaaacatgcacttactAGATGTTTGTTGTCAAATTTTGAGCATGAATATCTGCAAGCACTTTGATGGTTCAATGAAAAGTAATTTCAAAGTACATGATGCAAATTCTGTTACTATCTATGTTTCTCCAGTTGTCTTCTTTGTATTTTGCATCCACTAACTTCTTCCACATATTCAAACTCTGATCAAATCAtatgtttcaactttcaaccaATATTGATGTGATTACAGGGTTGTGGAAAGTGTAGGGAAGGATGTGACAGAAGTTACAAAAGGAGATGTGGTTATTCCAATTTACTTACCAGATTGTGGGGAGTGTACAGATTGCAAATCAACCAAGAGCAATCGCTGTACTAATTTCCCATTCAAGGTGTCTCCTTCCATGCCGAGAGATGGTACCACTAGATTCACTGACCTAAACGGAGAGATCATACATCATTTCATGTTTATTTCAAGTTTCAGTGAGTACACTGTGGTCGACGTTGCCAATGTAACCAAGATTGACCCTGAAATTCCACCTGACAGGGCATGCCTCCTCAGTTGTGGCATATCAACAGGTAATTTCCTTAACAATGAAAACTCTATCTGAAAAATATAGAGAAGGTCAACATTAGTTCTAATCTAAATTATGGTCAAATTAATCGGCCTAGAATAACTACAAAGGTTTTCTTATTCATGTTAACATACATTTGATTCAATGTTTTGAAGTCTTGATTGAAAATTTCGATTTTAGGGGTAGGTGCTGCATGGAGAACAGCAAGCGTGGAGCCAGGGTCTACAGTGGCTATTTTTGGTCTGGGATCAATTGGATTAGCAGTATGGACTCTTAACATGGATTTGGTTTTCTTTGTGACTTAGTGTTCTTTGGTCATCTCTATACTTGAAATGCTCATTGCTATTGATTGGTTTCCTAGGTTGCTGAGGGAGCTAGACTTTGTGGAGCAACTAGGATTATTGGAGTTGATGTCAACCCGGGAAAATTTGAAATGGGTAATGCCTTCTTTGCAGAAATACTCATCTGATTACAGTTTCTATCATAATGTTTAAATGGTTTCTTTTGATGTTATTGTTATGCAAGAATTCTGAAATTGATCTTACGTGTTCAACATTCTCGTCTAATCAGGAAAAAAGTTTGGACTCACAGACTTTGTCAATTCTAGAGAATGTGGGAACAAACCTGTGAGCCAGGTCTAACCTCTTGAAAACTTCAATCCTTGTTGCGAAGGAGATTTTATTTTTTCCCTCATTGCATTAGATCAAACAAAAAGATAAAGGAAAATTTGTAAGTAAATATTGTAAGCATATTCATGTGTTCAATGTCTTCAAGAATTGTCTGTCAAGATATGGTTCCTGTGCAGGTTATCATAGAAATGACTGGTGGGGGAGCAGATTATAGCTTCGAGTGTGTTGGTATGGCGTCATTGGTACATGAAGCATTCGCTTCTTGTAGAAAGGTACATGAAACTCTTAAAGACTCTGAAACACAACATGAATGAAGCTATAATAAATTCTGATTTTGACCAATCTCCCCTCTGGATAAAGTTTGAATGGCCACTAAGTTCATGTTTGGATTAACTACTCTTTCATCGTAATCAATTCAAAAATCCAGAAACTACTCATCACAGAAGCTTCTCCACAGATTTGTTTATGCCTTCAGAATCGATTGTAAACATGCACTAAAAGTTGTAAAGTTTTAGTTTGTGCTAACTAACCAGAGATTCCAATATTCCACATACATTATGATCATATATACTTTACATTAGATAGAGGAAGGCTTGATTGAACTTGCCAATACTATGAGCTCCATAGATCAATACTTAATGATATAACTAAGTGGAACATATGATGATTTTATCTTCAGGGTTGGGGAAAAACAATTGTTGTAGGAGTGGACAAGCCAGGAGCCATGTTGACTTTCAGTTCTAGTGAGGTGCTTCATGATGGGAAAACTCTCATGGGATCCTTGTTTGGAGGACTCAAACCTAAGACTCATGTGCCCATTCTCCTTAAACGTTACATGGACAAGGTCAAATGTGAACATTCTATTaatctttcatctttgtgctATGTTCTCTGTCTTTATTACAGCGATACCATTTGGGACAGTTCTAGTCTTTTGACATTTTCCCCTTTATCAACAGGAACTGCAGTTGGATGAATTTGTCACTCATGAGGTGGGGTTTAAGAACATCAATGAAGCTTTCGACTTATTGTGTAAAGGGCAGTGTCTTCGATGTGTGATTTGGATGGAAAAAATGAGCACATTCATTCTTATGTAATGTTAGCCCTTGAATCATGATATGCAACATTAGAACTATTGTACAATGCTATTCTCTTTTGTACTTGATTTGATTAAAACAGATTCAATAAAACAGAGGTGCTATTCTTGCACTGCAAATGCACTTGAAGCACCACTAGAGTAATTAATAGGGGAGGTGATGGTGATATTTGGTGGCTaaaatcaaatataaattatggaCAATTTTTGTAAATATTTCTTGAGTTGGAATCCATTTTTATCGCTACTGTGGTGCATTGCTTGTTTATGTTTGTGTATAGAGGCTATGAAGGTAGAAAAGGGACAAAAATATGTGTTGTTGAGAGGTTGGATCATCTAGAGCAAAGGT contains:
- the LOC130726833 gene encoding alcohol dehydrogenase-like 7 encodes the protein MATEGQPIRCKAAVARAAGEPLVIEEIVVAPPMPREVRIRIICTSLCHSDVTFWKLLDFFPRILGHEAVGVVESVGKDVTEVTKGDVVIPIYLPDCGECTDCKSTKSNRCTNFPFKVSPSMPRDGTTRFTDLNGEIIHHFMFISSFSEYTVVDVANVTKIDPEIPPDRACLLSCGISTGVGAAWRTASVEPGSTVAIFGLGSIGLAVAEGARLCGATRIIGVDVNPGKFEMGKKFGLTDFVNSRECGNKPVSQVIIEMTGGGADYSFECVGMASLVHEAFASCRKGWGKTIVVGVDKPGAMLTFSSSEVLHDGKTLMGSLFGGLKPKTHVPILLKRYMDKELQLDEFVTHEVGFKNINEAFDLLCKGQCLRCVIWMEKMSTFILM